Within the Streptomyces vilmorinianum genome, the region AGCTCGCGCGCTCCCTCGTCGCCCTCGGTGGCGCGCTGCGCCGCACCGGCCGCACCTCAGAGGCCGCCGACTACCTCTACCGCGGCCTGGAGGCGGCGCAGACCTGCGGAGCGGACGGGCTGGGGGAGGAGGCCAGGGCCGAGCTCGCCGCCGCCGGCCTCAGGCCCCGCACGCTGCACCCGGCCGGCACGGACACGCTCACCGCGCGTGAGCACACGGCCGCCGAGCTCACCGTCCGTGGCGAGGACGCGGCCGCGGCCCTCGGCGCGGACTCGGCCGCCGTGACCCAGCTCCTGTCCGCCGTCTACCGCAAGCTCGGCACGGACCGCGCGGGCCTCGCCCAGGCCCTGCGGAACACCGGCCGGGAGCCCCGCGAGAGCGGCCGGCCCGGCTGACCCGGGGGCCGGCCACCAGGCGTGCGGTTCCTTCGTCGGACCCGCTCGGCACGCGTGTCGCGGCCCGGCCTCGCACCCGTGCAGGGGACCCGCGCCGGACCGTCCACGGGACCCGCGCCGGACCGTCCACGAGACCCGCCCCCGCCCGTCCACGAGACCCGCCCCGGCGCGTCGCATCACGTGCCGGGGCACGTACCATGGCCGTATGTCCTTCCTCCGCCGCCGCAGCGCCGCCACACCCGCGGGCCCGGACTTCGATGTCCTGGCCATGGACCCGGGGGACTGGCCCGGCAACCTCGGCGCCGGTCTGCTGCCCGCCCCCGACGGAAGCTGCCAGGGCGTCTTCCTGCGCTACGACCTGTTCGGCGGCCGCGGCCCCGCGATGATCATCGGCAATCTTCCCGAGGGATCCCCGGCGCGGGAGCTCGCCGACGGCCAGATCCCCTTCGAGGTCGCGCAGCTCCTCGCGGCCCTCGACAACGACGAGCCGGTCGAGGTCCTCGACACCGAGGACATGCCGGTGATGCAGGGCGACAACCTGCTGATCGTGCGCCGCCTCAAGCTCTCCGAGAGCCGCATCTCCTGCGTGCAGTTCGACCGCAGCGACAACGTCCTGGTGACGATCGCCAGTTGGGACCGGCCCATCACCGACGACCTGTACGCGCTCCTCAAGCCGCTGCCCGCCGAGCTGTTCCAGCAGGGCTGACGGGAGGGGCGGGGGCCGATGAGCGCACGCGTCGACAGCTGGATCTGGGCGGTCCGCCTCACCAAGACCCGCTCCCAGGCCGCCGCGGCCTGCCGGGCCGGTCACGTCAAGGTCAACGGTGAGCGCGCCAAGCCCGCCCAGCCGGTGAAGCCGGGCGACGAGGTACGGATCTTCCACGGCGGCCGGGAGCGGATCGTGGAGGTCAAGCAGCTCCTCACCAAGCGGGTCGGTCCGCCGGTCGCCGCCGAGGCGTACGTCGACAACAGCCCGCCGCCGCCCCCGCGCGAGCACGTGGCCCTGGCCGGCGTCCGCGAGCGCGGCGCCGGACGGCCGACCAAGCGCGAGCGCCGCGAACTGGACGAGCTGCGCGGCCGGACCTCCTCCTGAGAGCGGCCGCGCCCCGCCCGCGCGTTACGGAGTGAACAGCGCGGCCAGCCGTGCCGCCGAGGTGCCGATACCGGTCGGCCCCCGCCGCAGCAGCGCCGTACCGCTGCCGGAGTGGACGTCCTCGGCACGGTAACGACGCACGCTGCGGTGCCAGTTGAGGATTCCGGCGAGCCAGTCCTCCAACTCCCGTACGTACGCCTCGAAGGCCGCGCGTCCCTCCGAGCTCAGCGCGAAGTCCTCGTACAGCATGGGCAGTTCGTGCCGCTTCACATGCTCGAACTGGCGCAGCCGGCCACGCATCAGATCGTCGACCATCGCCACGGCGGTCGGATAGTCGCAGTCGAAGAACGTCTGCAGCACGAGGACCCCGTTGTGGACCTCGCCCTCGACCTCGATCTCCTTCTGGTACGAGAAGAGGTCGTTGAGGAGCGTCGCGTAGTCCGCGGCCGAGTTCTCCAGGCTCCTGACCGTGCCCGAACGGAAGATCTCCGAAGGCAGCCCGCCGGCGTGCCGCAGCCGGCACAGCTGCATCGTCAGGTCGGAGCCGAACGTCTTGCGCCGCATCTCGATGTAGTCGACCGGATCGGGCACCCGGTGCTGGGCCTGGTTGTGCAGCTCCCACATCCAGCTGTCCAGCATCGTGTCCATGGCGGCGCGCAGCTGCGCCCGGGCGTCAGGTCCCATCGGCCCGGCGGTCCGCGCCCACAGGTCGGCGAGCGAGCGCTCCATGGGGCTGAACGCGAGCGCGGCTCCCGCCGCCGGATCGTCCACCGGCATGCAGGACTTGAACCGCTCGGTGCTCTCCTTGGCGCCGAGCAGGTCGCGGGGCTTGCCGAAGACGAGCGGATAGTAGTCGTCCCCGTACGTCCCCCAGGTCAGCCACTCGGCGCTGAGCTCCAGCTCCTCCAGGGTCGCGTCCGGGTCGAGCCCCGCCGAGCAGAGCGCCAGGTCGAAGCCCTCGCACATCGGCCGGTCCCAGATGTCGTCGAGGAGCCCCATCCGCTCCGCCCAGTCGACGGAGAGCCGCTTCGCCTCCGCGTGGTGCGGGCTCAGCGTGAGCGGGTACGGAAGGTCGATGCCGGGCAGCAGCGAGGGCCCCACCTGCTGGTGCGGCACATGCGTGAGGCTCCGCAGCCGCGAGGCGGCCGGCCGGCCGAAGAGGGTCCTGATGTCCAGGGCCGAGGTGCCGAGCACCCCGTCGAGACGCGAAGGCCCGGTGTCCAGGCCCTCGTTCATGTAGCGGCTGGAGCGCATGTGCCACTCGTGCCCGCCGGACTGCCAGTCCTGCAGCCCCTTCGCGTACGCCGCCACGGCCGCGCACTCCTCGGGGCTCAGCCCCTTCTCCAGGCAGAGACCGGGGACCTCGGTCAGGGCCGTGTTCTCGAACTGCTGCAGCCGGGAGGTGAGCAGGTCGTTGACGGCCTCGGCCGCCTCCTGCGTGGTGCACCCGAGGAACTTCTCCAGGACGAGGACGCCGTTGCTGTTCTCCCCCTCGTCCTCGACCTCCCGCTGGTAGGAGAAGAGGTCGTTGCGCAGATGCACGGCGTCGGAGAACGTGTCGCGCAGCACGTGCAGCGGCCGGGACTGCGCCACCGCCTCCGGGACCTCGGCGCCCGCCGCGTACTCGACGAGCCCTGCGGACCAGGGGGCGCCGCCCACCTTGCGGCGCATCTCGATGTACTCGACGGGGTTGGCGATGCGCCCCTCGTTGATGTTGTCGAGCTCCCACAGGGACTCGTACAGCAGCGCCTCGGTGGCCTCGGCGAACCGTTCCCGCCACGCGGCGGACATGGACGGCACGGTGCGCTGCCACAGGTCCGCGAGTCCGGCCTCCACCGGGTTGGTGGGCTCGGGCACGGCGGCCGTGGGGTCCAGCGGCATGAACAGCGGCAGCCGGTCCAGATAGGCCTTGCCGGCGGTCCGGTCCTGGGTGCGCTTGAAGACCTCGAGGAAGTGGTCGTCGAAGAAGAAGACCCAGACGTACCAGTCGGTGACCAGGGACAGCGCCTCCGCGTCACAGTCCGGGTGGGTGTAGGCGCACAGCAGCGCGTAGTCGTGGGACTCGAGGTCGTGCGACTCCCAGATACCGGAGCCCTCCAGCATCCCCATCGCCCGCGCCCACTCCCGGGTGTGCGTGCGGGCGGCCTCCACATGGGGGTTGAGTCGCGCCGGATACGGGACATAGAAATCCGGCAGAACGAAGGGCTGAGGCATGCGTGCGGGGCCTTCCGGTGAGCGTGGGCAACTGTCCGGCCGAGCCTTACCCCTCGCCCGTACGGCCCACGCGAACCCCGAATTAGTCATATGAACGCCAAGGCGTGGCGTCGGGTCCACGGCCCGGCGCCACCCCTCGCGATCGGTCCGACGACTCGCTCAGGCCTGGGAAACCCGCACGTCAGAGGCCTTCACAAAGGCGACCCGATGGCCGAACTGGATCTCGTAGTACTCTTCCTGGCCCCTGACGACCCGGTGTCCGCTGGTATCGAACACCGGCGCGAAGTAGTACTCGCCCGGGGTGCGGTCGCCCACCACGTACGACTGTCCCGCGAGCAGCTTGTACGGCAGCGGCGAGACGGACTGGACCGGGACACCCGCCGGATACGCCGAGGCCTCCGGATAGGCGCGCCCGTACACCGGGATCTCCGACGCGCCCTCCTTCGGAGTCAGCACCAGGCCCCGCGCGTTCACCGCCGTCGGCCGCTCCTTCGGGTTGTGGAACCAGGCCTTCTGGCCCAGGTACCAGATCGCCGTCCAGTCACCCCGCCGCTCCGCCACCGCGTACTGCTGACCGGTCGAGGCCCGCGCCCCGGTGTCGTTGACCCCGGTCGTCGAGTCCTGGCCGCCCGGCCGCAGACCGATGTCCTTCACCAGCGGAGCCTGCGCGTCCGGCGCCGTGTGCAGCCGGACCGCGCCGCTGCCGTGCGGGGCGCACGCCTCTCCCGCCTTCACGCAGCCCGTGTACAGCGGCTGGTGCGTGTCGTAGTCCGGGCGGATCGTCACCACACCCGCGTTCGGGCCCGCGCTGGGGGTGAACGGCCGGCCGAGCAGCTGGAAGTAGTGCGCCCAGTCCCAGTACGGCCCCGGGTCGGTGTGCATCCCGCGGATCGTCGAGGCGACCGTGCCCGGCACGTTGTCGTGGCCGAGGATGTGCTGCCGGTCGAGCGGGATGTCGTACCGCTGGGCGAGATGACGGACCAGGCGCGCCGAGGTCCGGTACATCGCCTCCGTGTACCAGGAGTCCGGCGCCGTCAGGAAGCCCTCGTGCTCCAGACCCACCGACTTGGCGTTCACGAACCAGTTGCCCGCGTGCCAGCCGACGTCCTTGAGCGGCAGATGCTGCGCGATGTGCCCGTCGGAGGAACGCAGCGAATACTGCCAGGACACATACGTCGGGTCCTGCACCAGCTTCAGGGTGACGTCCCAGGTCGCCTCGGTGTCGTGGACGATGATGTACTCGATCGACTGGGAGGCCGGCCGGTTCCCCTTGTCGTGGTTGCCGTAGTCACCGTCCCCGAACTCCTCGTACGGGGCGGGGATCCACTCGCAGGCCACCGTCCTCGGGCACTCGGTCCGCCCCGCGTCCGCCGTGCGCAGCCCGAGCGACGCCACCTGCGCCGTCGCGGGCGCGATGTCCGCGACGGGCGCCAGCGTGACCACCTGCCCGCTGTCGGTCGTACGGGACTCACCGGAACGGATCACGTCGTACACGTCGTTCGCGTACGTCGTCGCGGTCGCCGTGTCGTCGGCACCCGACCAGCGCGCCACCGCCCCGTACCAGTCGGCCGGGTCGGCGCTGAGCGGCCGGCCCGACGCGCGCTGGGCGGCGGCGAGCAGCGCGGCCCCGCCCTCGATGTTCGCCGCGGTGCTGGTCCGCAGCTCCTCGGCGGGAATCCCGGTCAGCGCGGCAGCCCGCTCCAGCGTCTTGAGACGCTCCGGGAGCTCGGCCGCCGTCGGCAGCCCCGACCCGCCCTCGTCCGCCCCGTGGCGAGGCGCGCGCGCGTCGTCGCCCCGCGCGTCCTCCTCGCCGTGCGAGTGGTGCGGGGCCTCGGCCAGCGCGGTCACCGCGTCCGTGAGATGCATCGGGCCGTAACCCCCGCTGACGCTCGGCGCCCCGCCGTGGGCGTCCCACCGCGACTGGAGGTACGCCACCGCGAGCAGCACGCTCTGCGGAACACCCTGGCGCTCGGCGGCCGCGGCGAACTGCCGCTGGAGCGAGCCGGACTCCACCGGCCCGGCCGTGGCGGGCGGAGCGGCCGAGAGGAGCGGGAACAGCAGAGCGGCGGACGCCACGGCGCCCACCGCTCGGGGGATCCGTCCGTGCGACGGGGAACGGTGCAAGGCAGCCTCCGGGAACAGGGGGTGACGAGGGGGCGTGCGGGGCCGGACCCGTACAGGGGTATCGGCTCCCGGACGATCCGTCAATCACCCCCCGACACACGGAACTTCCCATGTCAGAGGCTGTGTCGCGGAGTTTCGCGGCGACGGCGCGCGGGCCTGCGGCGCGTCAGTGGAGTGGACCAATGGACAGACACTGTGCGAGGAAACACGGACGCCGTGTGCCCGGTGTGTCGGCACCGGGCACACGGCGTCTCGCCCCTGCTGAACCGGTCGGCGCGGACCAGGGGCCTGTCTCTCGGATCCTGCCGGGCTACCGCGTCCCGACCGCGGCGCGCACGGCCCGCCGTGCCATGGCGCAGTCGTCGTGCAGCCGCCGCAGCAGCCGCCGCTGTTCCTCGCCGGGCGAGACGGCGCCCGAGGGAACGGGGACCGAGCCGGCGGGCGGTGCCTCCTTGATGGTGCGCTGCACCGCCGTCTCGTACGTACGGATCTCCCGCGTCAGCACGATCATCAGGTTCACCAGGAAGGCGTCCCGGGACGCGGGCCCCGCCTGCTGGGCGAGCTGACTGATCTGGCGCCGGGCCAGCGGCGCGTCACCGAGCACCGCCCACATCGTCGCCAGGTCGTAGCCCGGCAGATACCAGCCCGCGTGCTCCCAGTCCACCAGGACCGGGCCCGTGGGGGAG harbors:
- a CDS encoding RNA-binding S4 domain-containing protein translates to MSARVDSWIWAVRLTKTRSQAAAACRAGHVKVNGERAKPAQPVKPGDEVRIFHGGRERIVEVKQLLTKRVGPPVAAEAYVDNSPPPPPREHVALAGVRERGAGRPTKRERRELDELRGRTSS
- a CDS encoding terpene synthase family protein, translated to MPQPFVLPDFYVPYPARLNPHVEAARTHTREWARAMGMLEGSGIWESHDLESHDYALLCAYTHPDCDAEALSLVTDWYVWVFFFDDHFLEVFKRTQDRTAGKAYLDRLPLFMPLDPTAAVPEPTNPVEAGLADLWQRTVPSMSAAWRERFAEATEALLYESLWELDNINEGRIANPVEYIEMRRKVGGAPWSAGLVEYAAGAEVPEAVAQSRPLHVLRDTFSDAVHLRNDLFSYQREVEDEGENSNGVLVLEKFLGCTTQEAAEAVNDLLTSRLQQFENTALTEVPGLCLEKGLSPEECAAVAAYAKGLQDWQSGGHEWHMRSSRYMNEGLDTGPSRLDGVLGTSALDIRTLFGRPAASRLRSLTHVPHQQVGPSLLPGIDLPYPLTLSPHHAEAKRLSVDWAERMGLLDDIWDRPMCEGFDLALCSAGLDPDATLEELELSAEWLTWGTYGDDYYPLVFGKPRDLLGAKESTERFKSCMPVDDPAAGAALAFSPMERSLADLWARTAGPMGPDARAQLRAAMDTMLDSWMWELHNQAQHRVPDPVDYIEMRRKTFGSDLTMQLCRLRHAGGLPSEIFRSGTVRSLENSAADYATLLNDLFSYQKEIEVEGEVHNGVLVLQTFFDCDYPTAVAMVDDLMRGRLRQFEHVKRHELPMLYEDFALSSEGRAAFEAYVRELEDWLAGILNWHRSVRRYRAEDVHSGSGTALLRRGPTGIGTSAARLAALFTP
- a CDS encoding N-acetylmuramoyl-L-alanine amidase, which encodes MGAVASAALLFPLLSAAPPATAGPVESGSLQRQFAAAAERQGVPQSVLLAVAYLQSRWDAHGGAPSVSGGYGPMHLTDAVTALAEAPHHSHGEEDARGDDARAPRHGADEGGSGLPTAAELPERLKTLERAAALTGIPAEELRTSTAANIEGGAALLAAAQRASGRPLSADPADWYGAVARWSGADDTATATTYANDVYDVIRSGESRTTDSGQVVTLAPVADIAPATAQVASLGLRTADAGRTECPRTVACEWIPAPYEEFGDGDYGNHDKGNRPASQSIEYIIVHDTEATWDVTLKLVQDPTYVSWQYSLRSSDGHIAQHLPLKDVGWHAGNWFVNAKSVGLEHEGFLTAPDSWYTEAMYRTSARLVRHLAQRYDIPLDRQHILGHDNVPGTVASTIRGMHTDPGPYWDWAHYFQLLGRPFTPSAGPNAGVVTIRPDYDTHQPLYTGCVKAGEACAPHGSGAVRLHTAPDAQAPLVKDIGLRPGGQDSTTGVNDTGARASTGQQYAVAERRGDWTAIWYLGQKAWFHNPKERPTAVNARGLVLTPKEGASEIPVYGRAYPEASAYPAGVPVQSVSPLPYKLLAGQSYVVGDRTPGEYYFAPVFDTSGHRVVRGQEEYYEIQFGHRVAFVKASDVRVSQA